The Mauremys reevesii isolate NIE-2019 linkage group 13, ASM1616193v1, whole genome shotgun sequence genome contains a region encoding:
- the LOC120379969 gene encoding olfactory receptor 14A16-like, with product MSNRTTITEFILLGFSDIRELQILHSVMFLVLYLAGLIGNLLIITAISLNHHLHTPLYFFLMNLSILDLGFISVTIPKSMVNSLMNTRVISYSGCVAQVFLLMFLGLADIGILTVMAYDRYVAICQPLHYERVMNRRACIQMAASAWISGILYSALHTGNTFAISFCGGNVVDQFFCDIPQLLKLACSDSDLSESGVIAFSACLVLSCFVLIIVSYVQIFKTVLRIPSEQGRHKAFSTCLPHITVVSLFIFTGIVAYLKPNSKSISRLDIMVDVFYSVVPPMLNPIVYSMRNKEINAAVRKLIGQRLFMTK from the coding sequence atgtccaaccgAACTACCATTACAGAATTcattctcctgggattctctgatattcgggagctgcagattttgcactcTGTGATGTTTCTGGTGCTTTACTTGGCAGGCCTTATCGGGAACCTTCTCATAATCACAGCTATATCCCTCAACCACCATCTTCACACACCCTtgtacttcttcctgatgaatcTGTCCATTCTGGACCTTGGATTcatctctgtcaccatccccaaatccatggtAAATTCCCTCATGAACACCAGGGTGATTTCTTATTCAGGATGTGTCGCCCAAGTCTTTCTTCTCATGTTCCTTGGTTTGGCTGATATTGGCATCCTGACTGTCATGGCATATGATCGATAtgtcgccatctgccaaccactgcactacgagagagtgatgaacaggagagcttgtatacaaatggcagccagtgcctggattaGTGGTATTCTTTACTCTGCCCTGCACACTGGGAACACATTTGCAATATCCTTCTGTGGAGGAAATGtggtggatcagttcttctgtgacATCCCCCAGCTACTCAAGTTGGCCTGTTCTGactcagacctcagtgaaagTGGGGTTATTGCCTTTAGTGCATGCTTAGTCTTAAGCTGCTTTGTTTTAATAATTGTGtcatatgttcagatcttcaaaactgtgctgagaatcccctcagagcagggccggcataaagccttctccacctgccttccTCACATTACTGTTGTCTCTTTGTTTATTTTCACTGGCATCGTTGCCTACCTGAAACCCAACTCCAAGTCCATATCACGTCTGGATATCATGGTGGATGTTTTCTATTCCGTGGTACCTCCAATGCTGAATCCGATCGtctacagcatgaggaacaaggagatcaaCGCTGCCGTGAGGAAACTGATTGGGCAGAGGTTATTTATGACCAAATAA
- the LOC120379970 gene encoding olfactory receptor 14A16-like, whose product MFAISSIKQMELTSHNVLRKKMFNRTTVTEFLLLAFSDVRELQSLHFVVFLMIYLAGLLGNLLIIIAKAFDHDLHTPLYFFLVNQAILDLGSISVTIPKPMVNSLMNTRVISYSGCVTQVFLFMFLGSADLGVLTIMAYDRYVAICQPLQYERVMNRRVCIQMAASAWISGILYSALHTGNTFVISFCGVVSLFIFSGIFAYLKSNSSSTSRLDLVVDVFYSVVPPVMNPIIYSMRNKEIKAALRKLIRQRLFMINKMFIFLL is encoded by the exons ATGTTTGCCATCAGTTCAATCAAGCAAATGGAGCTG aCATCACACAATGTGCTGAGGAAGAAAATGTTCAACCGAACTACTGTGaccgagttccttctcctggCGTTTTCTGATGTTAGGGAGCTGCAAAGTTtgcactttgtggtgtttctaaTGATTTACCTGGCAGGCCTGCtggggaatcttctcatcatcaTAGCCAAAGCCTTTGACCACGACCTTCACACTCCCTTGTACTTCTTCCTGGTCAATCAGGCCATCCTAGACCTCGGCtccatctctgtcaccatccccaAACCCATGGTCAATTCCCTCATGAACACTAGGGTGATTTCTTATTCTGGATGTGTCACCCAAGTCTTTCTCTTCATGTTCCTTGGTTCAGCTGATCTCGGCGTCCTGACTATCATGGCATATGATCGATAtgtcgccatctgccaaccactaCAATACGAGAGAGTGATGAACAGGAGAGTTTGTATacaaatggcagccagtgcctggatcagTGGTATTCTTTACTCTGCTCTGCACACTGGGAACACATTTGTAATATCCTTCTGTGGAG TTGtctctttgtttattttttctggcATCTTTGCCTACCTGAAATCCAACTCCAGTTCAACATCACGTCTGGATCTTGTGGTGGATGTTTTCTATTCTGTGGTGCCTCCAGTGATGAATCcgatcatctacagcatgaggaacaaggagatcaaaGCTGCCCTGAGGAAATTGATTAGACAGAGGTTATTCATGATCAATAAAATGTTCATCTTTCTCCTTTGA
- the LOC120379798 gene encoding olfactory receptor 14A16-like, which translates to MSNQTTVTEFLLLGFSDIRELQILHFVVFLMTYLASLLGNLLIITAIALNYYLHTPMYFFLVNLAILDLGSISVTIPKSMANSLMNTRVISYSGCVAQIFLFMFLGFADFSILTVMAYDRYVAICQPLHYERVMNRRACVQMAATVWISGILYSALHTGNTFALSLCGGNVVDQFFCDIPQLLKLACSDSDLSETGVIVFSACLALSCFVLIIVSYVQIFRSVLRIPTEQGRQKAFSTCLPHITVVSLYVSTGIIAYLKPNSRSISRLDLVVDVFYSIVPPVLNPIIYSMRNKEIKAALRKLIVRRLFTTK; encoded by the coding sequence atgtccaaccaaaccaccgtgaccgagttccttctcctgggattctctgacattcgggagctgcagattttgcactttgtggtgtttctaaTGACTTATCTGGCAAGCCTGTtggggaatcttctcatcatcaCAGCCATAGCCCTCAATTACtatcttcacacccccatgtacttcttcctggtgaATCTGGCCATACTAGACCTTGGCTCCATTTCTGTCACCATCCCCAAATCTATGGCAAATTCCCTCATGAACACCAGGGTGATCTCTTATTCTGGATGTGTCGCCCAAATCTTTCTCTTCATGTTCCTTGGTTTTGCTGATTTCAGCATCCTGACTGTCATGGCATATGATCGGTAtgtcgccatctgccaaccactgcactatgagagagtgatgaacaggagagcttgtgtccaaatggcagccacTGTCTGGATCAGTGGTATTCTTTACTCTGCCCTGCACACTGGAAACAcatttgcattatccttatgtggAGGAAATGTGGTGGATCAGTTTTTCTGCGACATTCCCCAGCTACTCAAGCTTGCCTGCTCTGactcagacctcagtgaaacGGGGGTTATTGTCTTCAGtgcatgcttagctttaagctgttttgttttaataattgtgtcatatgttcagatcttcaGATCAGTGCTAAGAATCCccactgagcagggccggcaAAAAGCCTTTTCCACCTGTCTGCCTCACATCACTGTTGTCTCTTTGTATGTTTCCACTGGCATCATTGCCTACCTGAAACCAAACTCAAGGTCCATATCACGTCTGGATCTCGTGGTGGATGTTTTCTATTCCATAGTACCTCCAGTGCTGAATCCAATCATCTACAGtatgaggaacaaggagatcaaaGCTGCCCTGAGGAAACTGATTGTACGGAGGTTATTTACAACCAAATAA